The Brachyspira sp. SAP_772 genome includes the window GATTTAGCACCAATAAAATATGTTGGATTTTCTTTTGCACCAAAAAATGCTATAAGTGAAGTAAAAAAAAATGCTAATATAGTATTAGATAAAGAGGGGGGAAATGGTGCTGTAAGAATTGCTATAGATATGGTATTAAAAGCTAGGGGTGATTATGAAAAAATTATCAAAGAGTTTTATTCTTTTTAATATAATGATATTTTCTATAATATCATGTACCGATTTTAGCAAGATAGGTCAAAGTACTGGTGATGATAATTTTGAACATCCGCCTGAAATGGAGTTTTATGGTTTTAGAAGAGAAAGCTATATTACAAATTTTAAACAAATGGATATGTTTGCAACTAATGCTAAGTTTTATGACAGTAGGGCTTTAATAGAGTTATATGATTCACGTAATTATACTTATGATGCTGATGGCACTATTGCTGCTAGAGTATCAGGAGAGTTTGCAAAAATAAATAAAAATACTTTATATACAGAAATATTTACTAATGTTGTTGCAAAATCTTCTAATAATAGTACTCTATATACTGAGTATGTACAGTACGATCATGAGAAAAGTCATTTTAAAAGCCCTGTACCAATTAGAGTAGAGCAAGAAGATGGAAGTTGGCTTACTGGAAGCAGCATGGAAGGAGATGTTGCTATGGAAAACATTACTGTATATAATGAAAAAGATGAAGGTAATGCTATAGGAGTACCAATTGCTGAAGAGTAAACTTTTATATTCATTAATAATTTTATTTGTTTTAATATCTCAATTAATACCTCAATCTCAAAGAAGTGCTGATAAATTTACCTATGATAATAAAAATCAAGTATTTCAATATACAGGTAATTCTAGATTAGAAGATAAATCTGCCTTAATAACAAGCTATAAGATGACTTTTTATAAAGAAACAGAACTTGCCACATTTACAGGAAAGGTGAGGCTTTTAAGTAAAACTAATGGTTCTACAATAGATGCAGGATATGCTAGTTATAATGGTAAAACTAGATATGCATATGCTAGAAATAATCCAATACTTCGCTCATCTACAAACAATATGACAATAAAAAGTACTCTTATGGAGAGAGATTTCAATACTCCTTTAGCAAAAGCCATAAGCAATGTTCATCTTATACATATAGACAAAGAAAATGATAGAAGAACAGATGGATATTCTGATGAATTGGTTTATGATATGGATACGCAAATTTCTATATTAAAAGGAAATCCAAGACTTTATCAGGGAAATGATAGAATAGAAGGTGAGATATTAGAGTATAATGCAAAAACTTCCACTGCAAATGTAATGGGAAGAAGCAAAATATATATACTTCAAACTAATGATTATGTTCAAGGCGATGACAGTACTAATGAAAATAAAAGTAGTAAAGTTAGCAATTATAATGTTGTAACAGCAGACAGGCTTTTTTTAGATGAAAAAGGCGGGGAATATCAGACTAATAGATTTTTGTATGCTTATGGAAATGTTAATGCATATTTTTTTGAAGAGAATATGATACTTAAAGGAGGGTACATTATATATGATATGGATAATGAGCATATATATATGTATCAAGATCCTTCAGTTAGAATACCAGATAGAGGAATAATATCCTTTGGTGAGTGGATAGAATATAAAAGAGATGAAAAATTTAGAGATATTATATTTCATAATGATGTTGTTATGGTAGATTATGATGAAAGTATATCATTAGAGGGTGATTTACTTCATCTTGATCCTGACACTAAAGTTGCTACTGTGAGTGGTGCACCGCATGCTTATTTAGAGAATAGAAGTATGAAAATAACTTCAGTTACTATGCAGATATTTAATGATGATGAGAAGTTGAGGGCTAATGGAAATGTTAATGTTGAAATGAAGGATATGAACTCAAAAAGTGCTTGGGCTACATATTTTGATAAAGCTAAGTATTTAAGGTTATGGGGAGAAAATCCATATTTGGCACAAGATAAAAGTATTGTTAGAGGAAGAGAGATTAGATATTATATAGAAACTGAAAGAATAGAAGCATACGGTGTTAGCGGTTCTATGTCTGAGTGATTAAGCATTATGAAAAAAATATTTTTACTTACGCTAATATTTATACTTTTCTCTTGCAATAAACCAATGAAGCCTCTTAATAAAAATAAAGAATATATTGTAAATATTACATATGTTAAAGATAATAATATAGCGGCATTAAATCCATCAGATTTTTTTTATATTTTCAATTCAAAGCTTCCATTGTTAACTTATAATTTATTGGGCTATAAAATAAAATATGTATTAAAAGAAGGAATTAATGTTGAAGACTTTTACAAGAAAAATAGAAAACTTCTTAATAATAATATAGAGCTCTTTAAAAAAGATTATATTGATATAAAAAAAACAAGTAATAGTGTTTTAGCAAAAAATATTCTTTACTATTCTCTTTCTAATGAAACTTACGGAAGCTTAAAAACTTTATTTGATTATGATAGTTCTACAACTTCATTAGAAGAATTAGCTTCAAATATAGCACCTACTTTTAAACAAAATATATTAACACTCTGGAACACACCATTACAAGATAGAAAAAAATTATTAAGAGATGATATTGTGGCCATGTATACGGCACAGTATTGGCGAGTGATAGGAAGTGATTTAAAAGATTCTAAAATAGATTCACATCTTATAATAATAAATATGCCAATAACAGCAAACTATAAAGGAGTTGATGCTAAAGCTATATCTGAGGGCGGTGTTATAGATAGGTTAGTACTTGAAAATGAAAATATTGAAAACACAAAATCTTTAGCTGTAATTAGTACTTATCCATTTCTTTCTAACAATAAACTTTTTTCTTCACAAAGAGGTGTTGTGAAAATTGACAGCAGAACTTTAGATGATATATTTTCTTATTATATGCTTCAAACTGTTGCTATGATGTTTAATAAATATGATATACATACAGAAGAAAATCATTCTATTATGTCTGAAGTTAAAAACTTTAATTATATTGATTGGTATAATAATATTATAAATTATGAATTAAGAGCTCCATATAAGGGACTTAAATATTATAAAGACAGTATAAAACATTAATTAATTTTTATAATATCTGCTATAATACTCATAACTTTTCATTACTCTCTCAACATAAAACTCTGTCTCTTCTATGTCTATAAATCTTGCAGTGCGATACATATTATTTGTGCCGTATTCTCTTTTCCATCTGTTACCCCTTCCAGAACCAGCATTATAACTAGCAGCAACCAATGCATAATTACTAGCGTTTTGGTTTTGGAATAGCCAGCTTAAATGAGATATACCAATATTAATATTTTGTTTAGCATCTGTTAGGTTTAGAGGGTTATATCTGTATCTTGCTTTTTTATTTTCAGCAGCGGCAGTTGTAGGCATTAATTGCATAAGCCCCATTGCTCCAACATATGACCTTGCTTTTACATCAAATAAACTCTCTTCTCTCATTATAGAATATACAAAGTTTGGCTCTATTTTATAATATCTTGCTTCAGGTACAACATATTCATCAAAATATCTAGGATAAACATATTTTCTAAACTCATCTGGAAGCAAATCCACATTGTCATAATAATTATATCCAAAATACTTTCCTATATTAGCACAAATCTGCATAAATCTCTTTGTATTTAATGATGATTTGTATATCTTCTCAGCATAATAAAATAAAGGATAAGTTACCTGAGTTTTTTGATAAATACCATTAAACTCTCTATATGCATTATCCATATCCCCATAATAATATAATAATATAGGTTTATTAACTTCCTCTCTTGTCTGTAAAGATAATTCATTAAATATTTCATTTTCTTTTTTATTAGAATAAAAGTCCTGAACAAATTTATTTTGCATAAATATTTCTTTAGCTATTGCTCTTGCTTCTTTTACCAAATTATCTTCTTTTTTTGTTACTATATAATCTATAAACTGTATATTATTAAGCATCTGCATAGTTTTAGTATAATTTGAATCAGCATAATATTTTTTAGCTTCATTTAAATAGTAAGTATTACTTTGAGATACATAATTTACCATTTCAGGTGTTGCTAAACTTAAAGCCCCTTTTACATAAAAAGGATTTTTACTTTCTAGCAGGCTTTTCATTATATACTTATCTCTTATTTCAGTATCTCCTAATTCTTCAGCAGCCCACATATACCATGATAATACAAAGTCATGTCTATATTTTGGATATATCTTTTCTAATTCACTAATAGCATAATATGTTTCAGTTTTATTTTTTAATTTTAATGCCTTTCTTAAATAACTTTTTAATGAAAGTTCTGTATATCTATTGTTATGAAAGTTTTTTAATGTGTTTGTTAAATATTTTTTAGCTTCTGGAAGATTATTGCTGTTTAGGCTTATATTAATAAAGCTATTATAAATTCTTGGCACATAACTATCTTTTGGATAATTTCTTAAAAAAGTATTATATAATTCTCTTGCTTTAGTATAATTCTTTAATCTTTCATAATTATTAGCATTCCAATAAATTGCTAATTTTCTATACTC containing:
- the lptC gene encoding LPS export ABC transporter periplasmic protein LptC; protein product: MKKLSKSFILFNIMIFSIISCTDFSKIGQSTGDDNFEHPPEMEFYGFRRESYITNFKQMDMFATNAKFYDSRALIELYDSRNYTYDADGTIAARVSGEFAKINKNTLYTEIFTNVVAKSSNNSTLYTEYVQYDHEKSHFKSPVPIRVEQEDGSWLTGSSMEGDVAMENITVYNEKDEGNAIGVPIAEE
- a CDS encoding LptA/OstA family protein, producing MPQSQRSADKFTYDNKNQVFQYTGNSRLEDKSALITSYKMTFYKETELATFTGKVRLLSKTNGSTIDAGYASYNGKTRYAYARNNPILRSSTNNMTIKSTLMERDFNTPLAKAISNVHLIHIDKENDRRTDGYSDELVYDMDTQISILKGNPRLYQGNDRIEGEILEYNAKTSTANVMGRSKIYILQTNDYVQGDDSTNENKSSKVSNYNVVTADRLFLDEKGGEYQTNRFLYAYGNVNAYFFEENMILKGGYIIYDMDNEHIYMYQDPSVRIPDRGIISFGEWIEYKRDEKFRDIIFHNDVVMVDYDESISLEGDLLHLDPDTKVATVSGAPHAYLENRSMKITSVTMQIFNDDEKLRANGNVNVEMKDMNSKSAWATYFDKAKYLRLWGENPYLAQDKSIVRGREIRYYIETERIEAYGVSGSMSE
- a CDS encoding transglycosylase SLT domain-containing protein; translation: MKKKIIIFAILFELIIIIMTSGLGAQGKAEIPDIVSKNKINYGSALKLYNDKQYKKAYAQFTNLINSSNDLLIRDYIIYYGAKSALNTNMYDEAIDLYSKVMEEYPRSSLYPFAEQYKALAEFYKDDYPISNFFNSNKQKWIKEFVGLRAMRETDDTNKAKLIALELSKRYINREALIYLNNNFEDEIYKFNNDIKYKAAVELYDAGYRTAALKYFNNLIDLNAYKNNSTYYKARINQLAGNRESASTLFNEYLANTNNKEYRKLAIYWNANNYERLKNYTKARELYNTFLRNYPKDSYVPRIYNSFINISLNSNNLPEAKKYLTNTLKNFHNNRYTELSLKSYLRKALKLKNKTETYYAISELEKIYPKYRHDFVLSWYMWAAEELGDTEIRDKYIMKSLLESKNPFYVKGALSLATPEMVNYVSQSNTYYLNEAKKYYADSNYTKTMQMLNNIQFIDYIVTKKEDNLVKEARAIAKEIFMQNKFVQDFYSNKKENEIFNELSLQTREEVNKPILLYYYGDMDNAYREFNGIYQKTQVTYPLFYYAEKIYKSSLNTKRFMQICANIGKYFGYNYYDNVDLLPDEFRKYVYPRYFDEYVVPEARYYKIEPNFVYSIMREESLFDVKARSYVGAMGLMQLMPTTAAAENKKARYRYNPLNLTDAKQNINIGISHLSWLFQNQNASNYALVAASYNAGSGRGNRWKREYGTNNMYRTARFIDIEETEFYVERVMKSYEYYSRYYKN